One Anser cygnoides isolate HZ-2024a breed goose chromosome 4, Taihu_goose_T2T_genome, whole genome shotgun sequence genomic region harbors:
- the PAICS gene encoding bifunctional phosphoribosylaminoimidazole carboxylase/phosphoribosylaminoimidazole succinocarboxamide synthetase isoform X8 has translation MAPAGSELKLGKKVNEGKTKEVYELPDIPGCVLMQSKDQITAGNAARKDRMEGKAAISNTTTSCVFQLLQEAGIKTAFVRKHSDTAFIAAHCEMIPIEWVCRRIATGSFLKRNPGVKEGYKFYPPKIEMFFKDDANNDPQWSEEQLIEAKFCFAGLTIGQTEVDIMARSTQAIFEILEKSWQPQNCTLVDLKIEFGVNILTKEIVLADVIDNDSWRLWPSGDRSQQKDKQSYRDLKEVTPEALQMVKRNFEWVAERVELLLKTKSQGRVVVLMGSPSDLSHCEKIKKACATFGIPCELRVTSAHKGPDETLRIKAEYEGDGIPTVFVAVAGRSNGLGPVMSGNTAYPVVNCPPLSADWGAQDVWSSLRLPSGLGCPTTLSPEGAAQFAAQIFGLNNHLVWAKLRSSMLNTWISLKQADKKLRECTL, from the exons ATGGCCCCCGCCGGCTCAG agctgaaaCTTGGTAAAAAAGTGAACGAAGGTAAAACAAAAGAAGTTTACGAGCTGCCAGATATCCCGGGATGCGTTCTGATGCAGTCGAAAGACCAAATAACAGCGGGAAATGCGGCCAGGAAGGACCGAATGGAGGGGAAGGCTGCCATTTCCAACACAACGACGAGCTGTGTGTTTCAGCTGCTCCAAGAAGCTG GAATCAAAACGGCTTTTGTCAGAAAACACAGTGACACAGCATTCATAGCAGCTCACTGTGAAATGATCCCGATTGAATGGGTGTGCAGAAGAATTGCTACTGGCTCCTTCCTCAAAAGAAACCCTGGTGTCAAAGAAGGCTATAAGTTTTACCCACCCAAAATTGAGATGTTTTTCAAG GATGATGCTAATAATGATCCACAGTGGTCTGAAGAGCAGCTAATTGAAgcaaaattctgttttgctggACTCACTATTGGTCAGACAGAAGTAGATATTATGGCTCGTTCTACTCAAGCTATTTTTGAGATCCTGGAAAAATCATGGCAGCCCCAAAACTGCACTCTGGTAGACCTGAAG ATTGAATTTGGTGTTAATATTTTGACAAAAGAAATTGTTCTTGCTGATGTTATTGATAATGATTCATGGAGACTGTGGCCATCAGGAGACAGAAGCCAGCAGAAGGATAAACAG tcctACCGGGACCTGAAAGAAGTGACTCCCGAAGCACTGCAAATGGTTAAGAGAAACTTTGAATGGGTTGCAGAAAGAGTAGAG ctgcttctgaaaacaaagagcCAAGGTAGAGTTGTGGTATTGATGGGATCTCCTTCTGACCTCAGtcactgtgaaaaaataaagaaggcaTGCGCAACCTTTGGAATTCCTTGTGAGTTAAGAGTAACCTCTGCCCACAAAGGGCCAGATGAAACTCTGAGGATCAAAGCAGAATACGAAG GAGATGGAATCCCAACAGTGTTCGTTGCAGTGGCTGGCAGAAGCAATGGTTTGGGGCCAGTAATGTCGGGTAACACTGCTTACCCAGTTGTCAACTGTCCTCCACTCTCAGCTGACTGGGGTGCTCAGGATGTGTGGTCTTCTCTCAGACTACCCAGTG GTCTTGGCTGTCCTACTACTCTGTCACCTGAAGGAGCTGCTCAGTTTGCTGCCCAGATATTTGGGTTAAACAACCACTTGGTGTGGGCCAAACTGCGATCAAGCATGTTAAATACATGGATCTCCTTGAAGCAGGCTGACAAAAAGCTTCGAGAGTGCACCTTGTAA